DNA from Rhinatrema bivittatum chromosome 16, aRhiBiv1.1, whole genome shotgun sequence:
CCCTGGAACAGTGTTTTGTAATGCACATAAagtaatttctttatttaaaacaataacCCGCACAGACCCATAACTGTTGGAGGGCTACATAATACAACAGAATATAGAATaacaaagcaataaaatataataGCAAACAAGCTCTTATCAAATggcttatgcacacatttttatgcaTGCTTACAACTcctgggcaatttttaaaagatcATTTGCAAGCAGAAAACCAGGATTTAtgctcatacattttttttttttttaaatctccatcATAATATTATGATGGAGATTTAAAATATGATGGAGATTTAAGATATGAATACCACCTACTTCAACTCTCCATAATCCTACCTAGTTAAGCGAGTCCATGTATATTAGCCATCTGTACATGgtatccctcttttctgcctttctctcccctcacttcttcaaacaagccttttctccccctcctttccttttcccacTTTCTCTCCCCGTTTTCCTCAATCTATACCTTTCTTTTCCCTTACTTATCccccttttcccacccttcctaccttctaccccttaccctctccccccccctcgcccTACCCCCCGGCCTACCCTTCTTACAAACCTACACTCCTCGTTTtcctttaacattatttattttgttgtattttgcttttggtttttctgtttgttgcttctcgttttagtaacatcctattgtttcaatgtcatactgttatattgttatattgttatactgtatttcccaattgagttctatgtaaaccggcatgatgtgtttcacgaatgtcggtaaataaaagttaataaataaataaataaataaataatatctactTTTTCATTTGTCATGTGATTTGATGTAGTGCAAATGCCATAAGAAAATAACATTTGAAAATTTGATAGAAAAATGAATACTCACCCTGCACATATACTTCTTGTAGGTGTTATTCTAAAAGTTTGAAATTCTTGTCCACTCAACAAAGATAATTGGAGGTTGCCACCCAGTATGACATCGCCATCTCTAGAATAGTTATATGTTTTATAAGAATGAATCCCCATTTCCAGGATGCAGGCATAACTAGGATATGATTGTGTTTCCACAACACTGGGAAGAgtcaataaaatcaaaatagcTGATAACATCAGTCCTCACCCTCTATGTAAGCAAACTATTGATATCTCTGATTCACTACTCTAATCCCAAATTTCAATTGTAAAAAGTGTTCAGTGACATTAAAATCTTTCTCCTAAGACTATCTTCCACAATTTTAAAGAATGTGTACACAAGGTTAAAGGCAGGATTGACTCAGACCCTCCTAATGTCCCTCTGCATGGCTGGAAATGGTAGAGGAGCGGCATAATTTATACTGTAAATGTTTGGGAAGGTTTTCTCTAGAGCTCAAGAACAGTGCCAAGAATATTACACCCACTAGAAACGATaactgtaaattaaaatctctgaAAGGTCATAATAATATAATTGATGGTGGCATAAAATAATGCCTTGCACTATCCCACTGATAAATCttcagagagaagagaagatggaaAACAGGATTGGCAAGAGACGTGGCACATGTGTGAGGAAATAACGCATCACAGAGGTTAGTGATTAAAAGTTTAGTTTTGTACTTTTTTGGATTTTGCTCATCaacgcccaaattttaaaaggcccatgcatGTAAAATCCAGGGAatacatgtgtggccgggccatgtaacatagtaacatagtaatgaaggcagaaaaagaccaaaatggtccatctagtctgcccagcaaacttcccaaggtagtaactgccactccgaacaggttacccccaagcttttttatttattcccatcctctagcctttagggatccacagaggcagattttataaatctgcgcacacgcgtacttttgttcgctcaccaggcgcgaacaagagtacgcgggatttcaatagatacgcgcgtagctgcgcgtatccattaaaatccggggtcggcgcgcgcaaggctgcccaaaatcggcagcctgtgcgtgccgagccacgcagcctgcctccgttccctctgaggccgctccgaaatcggagcggcctcggagggaactttccttcgccctccccccaccttcccctcccttcccctacctaacccacccccccggccctatctaaaccttcccccaacctctatcccgaaagttactcctgctggaagcaggcataactatgcgcgcgccgggccggctgccgcgctccatgttccggtccgggggctgctCCAGGGGCCGttgtcacgcccccgggccggaaccacacccccggacacgcccccaaaaagccgcgtcactcccggcacgcccccccccccccgacacacccctccatgcaagccccggggcttgcgcgcgccaccgagcctatgcaaaataggctcggcgcgcgcgcaggggggtttggggtaggttttcaggggtatgcgcgtacccctttgaaaatctacccctcagtgtttaCCCCATACCCCATACTATCcttacagtaacatagtaatgcacattttagaaatggcctggccacgcacatatctcccggtacccAGAGAAGTGACAGGCCatgcaaaaggggcgggccgggggggggggggggcagtgtccAGGCGGAGAGGAgcggccctgtcccggggaagcgcatgccggcagctgaCTGGTGCGcagaaattacttctgctcctaaggagcagtaagtattaaagcaaaacaaaaaaaattaactagctaggctgggcttagggttcggggaggagagaggaaaaggtaggaaggggaatagggaagttccctcccagtctgctccttaattggagcagaatgGAAGGGAATTGGGAAAACTCTACTCGCATCAccacgcgtattttttaaaataccccCCTCATTTTGCACGCGGGAGAGCCCACCCGCCTGTACCTGCATGCgcagacattaaaatccagcGCGTATGTGTGCGTGGGAATCGTATTTTCAACATACGCGCGCaaacacgcacatgttataaaattgacacgTTCATGTGCGCGCCCTGGGAATCATGTGCAGACAGACTTCTGcacgtttttgtttttatttacctttatatttcacattttgctatctatgggggcaattttctaaagctatgGCACGCGTGCGTTAGCGAGATAGCTAGTTCACGCGTGCGTTAGCTagctcggggcagagtcggccccggaagaggaggagtaggggcAGCACCGGAGCCGACTCTGTGTAGATTTCCCAGGCGGCGGAAGGTACGCATGCCTTTCGCTGTCtttttcgcgccgaataactacatcttttatggtgtagttatttggcgcaacgccagcagcgatcgcactgccgcggtgcgatcgctgccggctagcgcgggaccgccccccccccccccgttttgccCACCGCCCTCCGTTActgcgggattcactatgccttgcggcattagtgaatccagccccTATATGTGTGAGGGATCACAGTACATTAAActgcaaaatattgcatactgTTAACTTTTGTGGGATTGCAATTTATATTTCCTGACTTAGGAATGTTTTCATCATAGGTAGAAAATAGGAGGATAAAGTTGTTAGATCAAGACCTGGGTTTGATAAAGAGCTTGATTACCTCATTGaagccaagagaaaaaaaaatctattgaaAGCCCTATGAAGTtaatactaaaagatatttttctGCCATCTGTCAGTTTGTTGATTTCTGCTCAGTAGAAGATTACGCAACGGTTGCATCACCTCTCACAAGACTGCAGCTTGAGCATTCCATGGATACAGATGCATATTTGTCGTGTTATGGACATCAAGCAGGCACATTTTGGCGATAGGATGCACTGTTTATGTTCCAAGATTGTCTACCAAAGTTATAAGAACTTGGTTAGCAGGTTAGTACTTTTAACCCACAGAAACCATGCAAAATTTTGTAAActactgatttatttattaaatgtcatagatgcaaacttttttttaaggaaaaagtgTCCACATGCATCTTCAGGATCCCCTTCAATGACCACCTACTCATCATGCAAAACTCCTTAGGTCAGGAGCACAGTCCCTGCCTACCCTCTATTAAACATGCATATCCCCACCAATCAAATTCACTATCAACCCTTGATTGTAACTTCTATAGGAAGCCTCCTCAGGAATGAACCCTGGGACCCCAGGCTCAGCATTTCAGGTCTCTGAACCCCAGAACCCCAGAACCTCTTTCCCCTGCACTCTTGCAGCTTATGTTATGTCAAAATATGTGTTACCAATAGGCTTCAGGAGGAGATATATTATAGGGGAAATGTGCCTTCTGATTTCATTGCTGAAGGTATTTGGGGAATATGTAGTCTCAGTTCTTTGCATCTGGCATTAATTGGATTAATTAGATTACTGGGAGGAAGGATGCGGTATACAATGGTGCAAAATGATGGAGGGAAGTGCCTTGAGAGGCTAAGATGGATTTAGAATTTTTATCACCCTTAGGCAAGGCTGGTTCTGTTGCTCCCCTTTGGCCTGCTGCAGATATTTTATGAAATATGAAAAGATTATTATGTAAATACAATTCCTTGTACAGGTTAACATGACCTTAAAAGTTAGATGCAATACGTGTCTGCAACCACCAGGTGGCACCATGTCATTCAAGGAAGAGTCTAATATGGTTTGAAATcaatactttatttttaaaaagattacAGATTAACGTGTCGATTTTATAAAAGGTGCGCACggggaaaacgggggttatgcacgcggccgggccttgcacacaccgtgcacattttagaaggggcccggccacacgcataacccccattaCGTGCACAacagccaggcctcttccaagggggtggtccggggggaggggcgggtcaggggggtgggctgggacagcgccattcatcgTTCTGCTGGTGTGTTCAACTtgcttcaggttgggccctgaagtaagttagaagacaaaagcaaaaaaagggaaaaggtaagatttaggggttgggcaggagaggggaaggggaagggaggttagggtaggggataaggaatttccctcccagtccactccttaattggagcggactgggagggcacTGGGGAAGGTGTCTCTTTTCACTGGGGAAAGGGCACTGGGGAAGGTGGGCACTGGGGAGGGCACTGGGGAAGGTGTCTCTTTTCATTGCGGAATTAGTAAGATGAATGGTTAGTGTATTACAAAGGCATCATCATTAGTAGATGTATTAATGTTTTGATTTTGGCCTTATAGATTGACCCTCCAAAAATCTGATAGTTGAGGTGGGAGGTCCTCATCTGAAGATGTAGCAGGGGCTTGTGGATCTATTATATAGTACCTGAGTATTTTTCAATGCACCAGCCTTGAACCCCTGTACCTAAAGggttgtattttcaaaagtatttatgcacacaaagcaTGATGTTATGCAGATAAATGGGCTTTTACAAATTGCCTTAGGAGTTGTATGTATAGATGTAATTCTGCACAGCAAAGAAGCATTCTCAAGGGTGAAGATAGTGTGGGATtagcatttgtgtgcatacttttcatTTTTGAAAGTCTGCACAAAAATCTACTGGCGTACATTTACACCTATTAATGTGTGTAATGTCAAGTTGGGTTCCATGCATATCCACTAATTTTGAATGTGGGTTTATGGAAGGaagaccactttgaaaatttatgCTAAAATCTCTGTGTACTTTGTACATGCCAACTTCAGCTCTCTGCAGAtggctgaaaattacccttttaagGTCTCATGTGCCAGAAAATACTCGTTGACTGTAAAACAGATGGGGCACAGCCCCCATGCACTTCAGCTTAGCTACAACATTGACGCAGTATGTACCATATAATATAGGCTTACTATGTAGGTCTTtctttttatgtatgtatgtattttctatttattttatgagtTGATGTGTTTATTTAATTATGATGTTATTGTTAACTGCCTTGATAtctaaaaagcatttatataaaGCTTTATACTAAACTTAATCAACATAATGCAAAGGAATCAGTCAGTCAATATAGATAATTTAGATTTACTCACCAAAGGGTGCAACTTAACTTTGGAAAGCATAAATATTCATTTTCTCCTCAAACTTTACTTTTACACAGGAAACGAAGATTAAAAAGTGACATCTTGTGAAACAACTTGCTTGCATTTCAAAAACTCTCATTTTAGATATATCTAgatgttttaatttttctctctAAAATAACTTGTTTTTCCCTTTATTGACATTTCAAAATCTTGTCTTCGGCTTCGCAAGGCCCTAATGCAATGCAACATACTGGATCATTTAAGTTTTGCAACAGATAGAACTTGAACTCCACAATAGCACTAATACCTCTGACTTGGAAGAAGTGAAATAACAGACTTCCTTCTGCTGGCTGATAAAGCTTTCTGACAGTAATGGCTATCCTTTCTCCCTAAGCCACTGCAAGTAGcatagtatatttattttatttgtatttatttatattaccaCCAAGGCACAAATACAAATTCAAAGACTCACCAAGGACAAAGGAAACAGTGACTGATGGGATGCAAGCATCTCAATTCAAACATGCAAGGGATAGAATTAGGGATAGATTTTCCAAAACCCAATGACTGGATAAGATACCTGGGTAAATGTACCCATTCATCTGTAGAAGTAGAGGGGGGACCCAACAGCATCCCTTGATCAACCCACCCGCCTACGCAACATGCAATATTGTTGGGGATCCAAGAGAAAATCCATGAGCCCACTTTCgcaacattaagaaaaaaaagtgtcTGGCAATGTCCCTCCTTTCTCCATAGCCCCCATAACCCTTTAATTTATCCaaataccatttttttttatcaataaataaaaaagtgttaaTTAGCTAATAACATGCATTATTTGCCAATTCCATGCCTTATCACAATTTTGCAACTTATTAAATAATTTGCTTAATAAGGTAGCCCAATCGTTACAAAGGTTTTGAAAATACATCTTataagaactttttaaaattattaaatcCCTGTGatgaagatgatttttttttctgctttttggctATAAAAGGTTCACGCACACTCCTCTGTGTCTCCCTTCCTCAAAGCTatgagagattttttttgttgttgggttAACAATTTTCCATTCCTGTCAAAGATAAGGACCTGGACAAACTTCATGGACCATCATTAGGACTATGCCCAACACGATGGTATGAGATAAAGCATTTAAGGGATCGTGGACTGAAAATGAAATATATGGTCATGTTAGTTTCTCTGGGATATATAGCTTGGAATCTTTCTGGTGGCTCTGATTAAGGCCTCTTTTACCTCCTTGTTTCTCAGGCTATAAATGATAGGATTTAGCATTGGAGTCAGAATGGTATACACCAAAGCGAACAGCTTGTCATACTCCATAGAATGATTCCCCTTTGGGCTCACATACACAGTAAAGGCTGTTCCATAGAATAAAACCACAACTGTCAAGTGAGAGGAGCAAGTAGAAAATGCCTTGCCTCTGCCTTCTGCTGTTTTAATCTTGAGCACTGCTGATATAATATGTACATAAATAATAATGATTATTAGAAAGTTAAACATGGTGGCAAATCCAATGACTGAGCCATTCACAACTCCATTCAAAAAGGTATTTGTACATGCCAGGCTCAGCAACGGAGACAAGTCACAGAAGTAATGGTTAATATAATTAGGACCACAAAAAGGCAATCTTACTGCCATTGTGGTTGGAATAATAGCTGCCAGAAAGCCTGCAGTCCAGCACAGAGCAGCCAACCTCACGCAAAGCCTGCCGCTCATGATAATTGTATAGCGCAAAGGATTACAGATAGCTAAATATCGATCAAGGGCCATCACTGCAAGCAAAGAACACTCTGTTAGCCCCAATGAATGGAAAATATACAGCTGTACAAAGCAAGCCTTGAAAGAAATAATTTGGCTTCTACTCATTAAGATTGCCAGTAGTTTGGGGACGGTGGTGGATATGTACCAGATTTCAAGGAAAGACAGATTACTGATGAAAAAGTACATAGGTGTGTCAAGACTTGGGTCCATGCGAGCTAATAAAATTATTAGAAAGTTCCCAGAGATTGTCAAAATGTACACTAACAGAATAGCCAAAGACAGGTACACACGGAAGTTCTGTAGGTTAGAGAATCCAAGGATAATGAAGTGGTTCACACGAGTCTGGTTGACATCTTCCATATCACAATGGTATTAACCTGGAGTGAAATAGCAATAATAAAAGTTTATGCAATAGTGTCCATCTGAAAGAGAAATACTATGAGGAGATTCTACATACTTTACCATGCATCTGCCCAAAAGCTTATTAGAAATCTCAAGATTTGATCTTTTGGCATAAAGGGAACAATTCTCACACTGTCTTCAGGAAATTGCTACCTACTGATTTTGcaagaattttcaaagaaaaattattGACATACTTTAACTTTGAAACTTGTCATGGGTGAAAAGAATCCACTACCCAATGGACTTTTGTACCTGTTTTAAGTGGGAGTAATGGTTAATACTCCCACTTAAAACAGGTAAGGGTTACACGCAGAGTTAATACCCCCACTTAAAACagtaagggttacgcgcataagttatgcgtgttaccctcttaaaaggcccctgcgcgcgccgagtctattttgcattcCAAGTATTGGGCCCAAGAACACCAGCACACTTCCTGTTGGCAAACAAGAACACGTAGGATACTAGCTACAGATTCCCTACACAAACTACATGCTAGCTAGAAGAAAACCACAGctctgttacacacacagaacacagatagatcctcGTCCAATACAGAATTGGGGACCCGGACCTCAATCTGGAAATAGAAATCTGCAAATAAGTACTGAATTGGAAACATAGGAGCcaagttttgaaaatgattgggggtTCTGAACTCAACAGAAATGACAGAgtcacctgcaaaaaaaaaaaaaagcacattggATTGTAAATCTGACTGTCCAGCCTATgtttaaatgtccagagaggagTAGGTAATATTAATATGGAGAAGACTCATGCGGCCAAAGAAAAAGCCAGAAAAGCACTCCAAGTCCCACAATTCATTCTTTTCCCCAATCTCAACTCATCCTCAccattctccttcctccctctagagaaggtacagagaagggctaccaaaatgataagggggtggaacagctcccctatgaggaaagactaaagaggttaggacttttcagcttggagaagagatggctgaggggggatatgatagagatgtttaaaatcatgagaggtctagaacgggtagatgtgaatcggttatttactctttcggatagtagaaagactaggggacactccatgaagttagcatggggcacatttaaaactaatcggagaaagttcttttttactcaacgcacaattaaactctggaatttgttgccagagaatgtggttagtgcagttagtatagctgtgtttaaaaaaggattggataagttcttggaggagaagtccattacctgctattaattaagttgacttagataataaccaccgctattactagcaatggtaacatggaatagacttagtttttgggtacttgccaggttcttatggcctggattggccactgttggagacaggatgctgggcttgatggacccttggtctgaccgagtatggcatgttcttgtgttcttatgttcttactgtcaCCACCTCACTCTCTCAACctcccttttctctcattctcctaatCTCTTCTTCAACCTACCCTCTTTATTCCCTCTACACTCTTAATTCTCCCCTCCTcaatctaccctctgcctctgctgGCTCTTCCTACCACCCTCTACTGTCACTACCTAACTCTCTCAATATCCTTTAATCTTATTCTCCTaatttcctcttccccctacccTCTTCACTCCCTCTACACTTTTAATTCTCCCCCTCCTCAATCTACTCTCTGCCTCTGCTGGCTCTTCCTACCACCCTCTACTGTGCAAAGATTTAACAAGTTTATGTGATGGATATAAAATATATTGCCACTCTGCCTTCTCTCACAAACCAGATACAGGAATCTAACCCAAGTCTCTTATACAGTAGCATATAGCATTGCCATAAAGTTATCAAACTAGCCCTAAAAATACCTATTTTCAATCCATAAGCCACATATTAACTGAATGGAAAAGGGTTGATTATTTCAGTCTAACATAATTTTACTCCTCTAGTTTGAAATCAACTGGGCACGTT
Protein-coding regions in this window:
- the LOC115077497 gene encoding olfactory receptor 6N1-like, producing MEDVNQTRVNHFIILGFSNLQNFRVYLSLAILLVYILTISGNFLIILLARMDPSLDTPMYFFISNLSFLEIWYISTTVPKLLAILMSRSQIISFKACFVQLYIFHSLGLTECSLLAVMALDRYLAICNPLRYTIIMSGRLCVRLAALCWTAGFLAAIIPTTMAVRLPFCGPNYINHYFCDLSPLLSLACTNTFLNGVVNGSVIGFATMFNFLIIIIIYVHIISAVLKIKTAEGRGKAFSTCSSHLTVVVLFYGTAFTVYVSPKGNHSMEYDKLFALVYTILTPMLNPIIYSLRNKEVKEALIRATRKIPSYISQRN